One Defluviimonas sp. SAOS-178_SWC DNA window includes the following coding sequences:
- the mutL gene encoding DNA mismatch repair endonuclease MutL, whose translation MRASSCRMNAESPHILPEPPRIRQLDEAAVNRIAAGEVVERPASAVKELVENALDAGARRVEITYADGGKTLIRVRDDGCGMMAKDLPLALARHATSKIDGSDLLNIRSFGFRGEALPSLGAVGRLRITSRAAGEDAAEIAVSGGRTEPVRPAALTRGTVVELRDLFYATPARLKFLRSDRAEAQAIRDVVQRLAMAEPYVGFTLRDSTGGGEGKVVLRADAEQGELFDALGQRLRRLIGNDFADNALAVDAEREGIRLTGFAALPTYSRGAAVEQFLFVNGRPVRDKLLIGALRAAYMDVLSRDRHPAAVLNLICDPERVDVNVHPAKAEVRFREPGIARGLIVSALRHALAEAGHRASSTVAGATLGALRPETVGSPRIYQMDRPTPGALRAAYQMQAPLAPELAEASARFDSAPDPAVEEPQEDYPLGAARAQIHENYILAQTATGLVIVDGHAAHERLVYERLKRQRDENGVAAQALLIPEIVDLSESDASLLLDHAATLATLGLSIEPFGGGAIAVRETPAILGEVNAANLLKDILDELHDGGDSLRLQSRIDAVLSRMACHGSIRTGRRMRPDEMNALLREMERTPLSGQCNHGRPTYVELKLTDIERLFGRT comes from the coding sequence ATGCGTGCTAGTTCTTGTAGGATGAACGCCGAAAGCCCCCATATCCTGCCTGAACCTCCCCGGATTCGCCAGCTTGACGAAGCTGCCGTCAACCGTATTGCGGCGGGTGAGGTGGTCGAGCGTCCGGCCTCGGCGGTCAAGGAACTGGTGGAGAACGCCCTCGATGCCGGCGCCCGGCGGGTCGAGATCACCTATGCCGATGGTGGTAAGACGCTGATCCGCGTTCGCGACGATGGCTGCGGCATGATGGCAAAAGACCTGCCGCTGGCGCTCGCCCGCCATGCGACATCGAAGATCGACGGCAGCGACCTTCTCAATATCCGCAGCTTCGGGTTCCGGGGCGAGGCGCTGCCTTCGCTCGGGGCTGTCGGTCGGCTCAGGATCACGTCCCGCGCGGCCGGGGAAGACGCCGCCGAAATTGCCGTCTCCGGTGGCCGGACGGAGCCGGTGCGCCCCGCCGCGCTGACGCGCGGCACCGTCGTCGAGTTGCGCGACCTTTTCTATGCCACGCCCGCCCGGTTGAAATTCCTCCGCTCCGACCGGGCGGAGGCGCAGGCGATCCGCGACGTGGTCCAGCGCCTCGCGATGGCGGAACCTTATGTCGGCTTCACCCTTCGCGACTCGACTGGCGGTGGCGAGGGCAAGGTGGTCCTGCGCGCCGATGCCGAGCAGGGGGAGCTTTTCGACGCGCTCGGCCAGCGCCTCCGCCGCCTCATCGGCAATGATTTCGCCGACAACGCCCTGGCCGTAGACGCCGAACGCGAGGGCATCCGCCTGACTGGCTTCGCGGCCTTGCCCACCTACTCGCGCGGCGCGGCGGTCGAGCAGTTCCTGTTCGTCAACGGCCGTCCGGTGCGCGACAAGCTCCTCATCGGGGCACTGCGCGCGGCATACATGGACGTGCTGTCCCGCGACCGTCATCCGGCGGCCGTCCTGAACCTGATCTGCGATCCGGAGCGCGTCGACGTCAACGTCCATCCGGCGAAGGCCGAGGTTCGCTTCCGCGAACCCGGAATCGCCCGCGGCCTCATCGTTTCGGCCCTGCGCCACGCGCTTGCCGAGGCGGGTCATCGTGCCTCGTCCACCGTCGCCGGCGCGACGCTCGGCGCGCTCCGGCCAGAGACCGTGGGCAGCCCCCGCATCTACCAGATGGACCGGCCTACGCCCGGCGCGCTTCGCGCGGCCTACCAGATGCAGGCGCCGCTTGCCCCCGAACTCGCCGAAGCCTCCGCCCGCTTCGATTCCGCACCTGATCCAGCCGTTGAAGAACCGCAGGAAGACTACCCCCTCGGTGCCGCCCGCGCCCAGATCCACGAGAACTACATCCTTGCCCAGACCGCGACCGGCCTTGTCATCGTCGACGGCCACGCCGCCCACGAACGGCTCGTCTACGAACGCCTGAAGCGGCAACGCGACGAAAACGGTGTCGCGGCGCAGGCGCTTCTCATCCCCGAAATTGTCGATCTGTCGGAGTCGGACGCCTCCCTACTTCTCGACCACGCCGCGACGCTGGCGACCCTCGGCCTCAGCATCGAACCCTTCGGCGGCGGCGCCATCGCCGTCCGCGAAACCCCCGCGATCCTGGGCGAGGTCAATGCGGCCAACCTGCTGAAGGACATCCTGGACGAGTTGCACGACGGGGGCGACAGCCTGCGGCTGCAATCGCGGATCGACGCGGTGCTCAGCCGCATGGCCTGC
- a CDS encoding M16 family metallopeptidase, with protein sequence MIRAFFAAAIAVFAALPAGAVDIREVTSPGGIHAWLVEEHSIPFTALELRFEGGASLDAPGKRGATLLMMALLEEGTGDLDSQGFAAARERLAANFSFDAYDDGVTVSARMLSENRPEAVALLKRALTEPRFDQDAIERVKGQVASIIRSDEKDPGEIARRNFDMLAFGDHPYGSSRNGTLESVAALTRDDLFAAKAAVMARDRLFVSAVGDITEAELGALLDDLLGGLPETGAPIPQPAKMGLTGGVTVIDYASPQSVVAFGHAGIKRDDPDFFAAYVLNQILGGPGFAARLMDEVREKRGLTYGISTYLVPMDLAETWQGSFASANEKVAEAIDVVRDVWARVAAEGVTAEELEAAKTYLTGSYPLRFDGNGPIADILVGMQSERLPVSYVNDRNSYIEAVTLGDIKRVAARLMKPEDLRFVVVGQPVGLTVQN encoded by the coding sequence ATGATCCGGGCCTTCTTCGCCGCAGCCATCGCGGTTTTCGCGGCCCTGCCCGCCGGGGCTGTCGACATCCGGGAGGTGACCTCACCCGGTGGTATCCACGCCTGGCTGGTGGAGGAGCATTCGATTCCCTTCACCGCGCTTGAACTGCGTTTCGAAGGCGGCGCCAGCCTTGATGCGCCGGGAAAGCGCGGCGCCACGCTTCTGATGATGGCGCTTCTGGAAGAAGGCACCGGCGATCTCGACAGTCAGGGGTTTGCCGCCGCGCGCGAACGCCTCGCCGCGAATTTCAGCTTCGATGCCTACGACGACGGCGTGACCGTCTCGGCCCGGATGCTGAGCGAGAACCGCCCCGAAGCCGTGGCGCTTTTGAAGCGGGCGCTGACCGAGCCCCGCTTCGATCAGGATGCGATCGAGCGGGTCAAGGGACAGGTCGCCTCGATCATCCGCTCGGACGAGAAGGACCCGGGAGAGATCGCGCGGCGCAACTTCGACATGCTGGCCTTCGGTGACCACCCCTACGGCTCCTCGCGCAACGGAACGCTGGAGAGCGTGGCGGCGCTGACCCGCGATGACCTGTTCGCGGCCAAGGCGGCGGTGATGGCGCGTGACCGGCTCTTCGTCTCCGCCGTCGGTGACATCACCGAGGCCGAGCTTGGCGCGCTTCTTGACGATCTTCTCGGGGGGCTCCCCGAAACCGGCGCGCCGATACCGCAGCCGGCAAAGATGGGGCTGACCGGCGGCGTCACCGTCATCGACTATGCCTCGCCCCAATCGGTGGTGGCCTTCGGCCATGCCGGGATCAAGCGCGACGACCCCGATTTCTTCGCGGCCTACGTTCTCAACCAGATCCTCGGCGGCCCCGGTTTCGCCGCCCGGCTGATGGACGAGGTCCGCGAGAAGCGCGGTCTGACCTATGGCATCTCTACCTATCTCGTGCCGATGGACCTCGCCGAGACCTGGCAGGGCTCCTTCGCGTCCGCGAACGAGAAGGTGGCCGAGGCCATCGACGTCGTGCGCGACGTCTGGGCCAGGGTTGCCGCCGAAGGAGTTACGGCCGAGGAGCTGGAGGCCGCCAAGACCTATCTCACCGGCTCCTATCCGCTGCGCTTCGACGGCAACGGGCCGATCGCTGACATCCTTGTCGGCATGCAGTCCGAACGGCTGCCGGTGTCCTACGTCAACGACCGCAATTCCTATATCGAGGCGGTGACGCTTGGCGATATCAAGCGGGTGGCGGCGCGGCTCATGAAGCCCGAGGATCTGCGCTTCGTGGTGGTTGGCCAGCCGGTCGGTCTGACAGTTCAGAATTGA
- a CDS encoding M16 family metallopeptidase: MFRIFRWLALTALTATPAVAGDVTSFTLPNGLEAVVIEDHRAPVVVHMVWYRAGAADEKPGVSGVAHFLEHLMFKGTEHLAPGEFSKTVEANGGSDNAFTSYDYTAYFQRVAADRLDLVMRMEADRMRGLILSEDDWKTEREVIIEERNQRTDSDPGAIFSEQRTAAQFLNHPYGTPVIGWRHEMEALTRQDALDWYRRYYAPNDAVLVVAGDVDPEEVKKLAETYYGPLEPTPDIGPRARPQEPPQLAERRLSFADPRVSQPYVTRSYLAPERDPGDQKTAAALTILADLLGGSSQTSILATKLQFGTKQAIYTSAHYDGTSYDDTTFNLAVVPAEGVSLADAEKALDGVLSDFLKTGVNADQFARVKTRIRAAMIYAEDDIDGLARRYGEALTSGLTIADVEAWPDVLDAVTEADVMTAAVEILDRKRAVTGWMMRDGTPDETAEVMQ; the protein is encoded by the coding sequence ATGTTCCGTATCTTCCGTTGGCTGGCACTAACCGCTCTGACTGCGACACCAGCCGTTGCCGGCGACGTCACGAGCTTTACCCTGCCGAACGGCCTGGAAGCCGTCGTGATCGAGGATCACCGCGCCCCGGTCGTGGTCCACATGGTCTGGTATCGCGCCGGCGCCGCGGATGAGAAACCCGGCGTCTCGGGCGTGGCTCACTTCCTCGAACACCTGATGTTCAAGGGAACCGAACACCTCGCCCCCGGCGAGTTCTCGAAAACGGTCGAGGCCAATGGCGGTTCCGACAACGCGTTCACATCCTATGACTACACCGCCTATTTCCAGCGCGTCGCGGCGGACCGCCTCGACCTCGTGATGCGGATGGAGGCCGACCGGATGCGCGGCCTGATCCTGTCCGAGGACGATTGGAAGACCGAACGCGAGGTGATCATCGAGGAACGCAACCAGCGCACCGACAGCGATCCCGGCGCGATCTTCTCCGAACAAAGGACGGCCGCGCAGTTCCTGAACCATCCCTACGGCACGCCGGTGATCGGGTGGCGGCACGAGATGGAGGCGCTGACCCGGCAGGATGCGCTCGACTGGTACCGCCGCTACTATGCGCCGAACGACGCGGTGCTGGTTGTCGCCGGCGACGTCGATCCCGAGGAGGTGAAGAAGCTGGCCGAGACCTATTACGGCCCGCTGGAACCGACCCCGGATATCGGTCCGCGCGCCCGCCCGCAGGAACCGCCGCAACTTGCCGAACGGCGGCTCAGTTTCGCCGATCCGCGGGTCTCGCAGCCTTACGTGACCCGCAGCTACCTCGCCCCCGAACGTGATCCGGGTGATCAGAAGACGGCGGCCGCGCTGACGATCCTCGCCGACCTTCTCGGTGGCAGCAGCCAGACGTCGATCCTCGCGACGAAGCTCCAGTTCGGCACCAAGCAGGCGATCTACACGTCGGCGCATTATGACGGGACATCCTACGACGACACGACCTTCAACCTCGCTGTGGTCCCGGCTGAGGGTGTGAGCCTTGCCGATGCCGAAAAGGCGCTCGACGGTGTTCTGAGCGATTTCCTCAAGACCGGGGTCAATGCGGATCAGTTCGCGCGGGTGAAGACACGGATCCGCGCCGCGATGATCTATGCCGAAGACGACATCGACGGCCTCGCCCGCCGCTACGGCGAGGCGCTGACCTCCGGCCTGACCATCGCCGACGTCGAGGCATGGCCCGACGTCCTGGACGCCGTGACTGAGGCCGATGTGATGACAGCGGCGGTCGAGATCCTCGACCGCAAGCGCGCCGTCACCGGCTGGATGATGCGCGACGGGACACCTGATGAGACGGCGGAGGTGATGCAATGA
- a CDS encoding DUF3035 domain-containing protein: MGAKTGIRALAICALVAVTACGRLAGDEEKAPKLLNIKPQGRGPDEFTVLPTKPLQLPDDLAALPEPTPGGTNITDPTPEADAVAALGGNPAALDRKAVPAGNGALVSYAARRGTSADIREVLAAEDLEYRRKHDGRLLERWFNVNVYYRAYQPMSLDQYAELERWRAAGVRNVGAPPLEAVQGN, from the coding sequence ATGGGGGCGAAGACTGGCATCCGCGCACTCGCGATCTGCGCGCTTGTGGCGGTGACCGCCTGTGGCCGCCTTGCAGGCGACGAGGAAAAGGCGCCGAAGCTGCTCAATATCAAGCCGCAAGGCCGCGGCCCCGACGAATTCACCGTCCTTCCGACGAAGCCGCTGCAATTGCCCGACGATCTGGCCGCTTTGCCGGAGCCGACGCCGGGCGGCACCAATATCACCGATCCGACGCCCGAGGCCGACGCGGTCGCGGCCCTTGGCGGCAACCCCGCGGCACTCGACCGCAAGGCAGTGCCGGCCGGCAACGGCGCGCTCGTCTCCTATGCCGCGCGGCGGGGCACATCTGCCGATATCCGCGAAGTGCTCGCGGCCGAGGATCTGGAATACCGGCGCAAGCATGACGGGCGGCTGTTGGAGCGGTGGTTCAACGTCAACGTCTATTACCGTGCGTACCAGCCGATGTCGCTCGATCAGTACGCCGAACTGGAGCGTTGGCGCGCCGCAGGGGTCCGCAATGTCGGGGCCCCGCCGCTGGAAGCCGTCCAGGGCAACTGA
- the lspA gene encoding signal peptidase II, producing the protein MRLVTQTAAGIFALDQVSKFFVVQALDLYTRQRIDVLPPWLNLRMAWNQGINFGLFSSNADLARWVLIAMAVVISLWVWLWVRREPHSRIVKLSAGFLIGGAMGNVLDRILYGAVADFLNMSVPGIDNPYSFNVADIAIFAGAIGLVLFTGREKTP; encoded by the coding sequence ATGCGGCTCGTGACCCAGACGGCGGCGGGGATCTTCGCGCTCGACCAGGTGTCGAAGTTCTTCGTCGTCCAGGCACTCGACCTTTACACGCGCCAGCGGATCGACGTGCTGCCGCCCTGGCTGAATCTCCGCATGGCGTGGAACCAGGGAATCAATTTCGGCCTCTTTTCCAGCAACGCCGATCTGGCGCGCTGGGTGCTGATCGCGATGGCCGTGGTCATCTCGCTCTGGGTCTGGCTCTGGGTGCGGCGCGAGCCGCACAGCCGGATCGTCAAGCTTTCGGCCGGCTTCCTGATCGGCGGCGCGATGGGCAATGTCCTCGACCGGATCCTTTACGGAGCCGTTGCCGATTTCCTCAACATGTCGGTGCCGGGTATCGACAACCCTTATTCGTTCAACGTCGCCGACATCGCGATCTTCGCCGGCGCCATCGGCCTTGTCCTCTTCACCGGGCGGGAGAAGACCCCGTGA